One window from the genome of Oryctolagus cuniculus chromosome 1, mOryCun1.1, whole genome shotgun sequence encodes:
- the THRSP gene encoding thyroid hormone-inducible hepatic protein, with amino-acid sequence MQVLTKRYPKNCLLTVMDRYSAVVHNMEQVVMIPSLLRDVQLSGHGGQAQAGTPDLYTYFTMLKAIRVDVDHGLLPREEWQAKVAGSEADEAENEAAETEEAEEERISGELDLEAQFHLHFSSLHHILTHLTLKAQEVTRKYQEMTGQVQ; translated from the coding sequence ATGCAGGTGCTAACCAAGCGCTACCCCAAGAACTGCCTGCTGACTGTCATGGACCGGTATTCAGCAGTGGTGCACAACATGGAGCAGGTGGTGATGATCCCCAGCCTTCTGCGCGACGTACAGCTGAGTGGGCatgggggccaggcccaggctgggacCCCTGATCTCTACACCTACTTCACCATGCTCAAGGCCATCCGCGTGGATGTGGACCATGGGCTGCTGCCCCGGGAGGAGTGGCAGGCCAAGGTGGCAGGCAGTGAAGCTGATGAGGCTGAGAATGAAGCTGCCGAGACGGAGGAGGCCGAGGAGGAGAGGATCTCAGGGGAGCTGGACCTGGAAGCCCAGTTCCATCTGCACTTCTCCAGCCTCCATCATATCCTCACCCACCTCACTCTGAAAGCCCAGGAGGTGACAAGGAAATACCAGGAAATGACGGGACAAGTCCAGTAG
- the NDUFC2 gene encoding NADH dehydrogenase [ubiquinone] 1 subunit C2 — translation MMSGRPGREPLKFLPDEARSLPPPKLTDPRLLYFGFMGYCSGLLDNALRRRPVTMAGLHRQLLYVTSFVFAGYYLLKRQDYMYAVRDHDMFGYMNSHPEDFPEKDKKTYGEILEEFHPVH, via the exons ATGATGAGCGGACGGCCGGGCCGAGAGCCCTTAAAGTTCCTGCCTGATGAGGCCCGGAGCCTGCCGCCACCCAAGCTTACCGACCcgcggctgctctacttcggcTTCATGGGCTACTGCTCCGGCCTGCTTGATAACGCTCTCCGGCGGAGGCCTGTGACGATGGCCG GTTTGCATCGCCAGCTTTTATATGTTACTTCCTTTGTTTTTGCTGGCTATTATCTTTTAAAACGTCAAGATTATATGTATGCTGTGAGGGACCATGACATGTTTGGGTATATGAATTCACATCCAGAGGATTTTCCTGAAAAAG ataagaaaacttACGGTGAAATTCTTGAAGAATTCCATCCTGTGCATTGA